The genomic window tttaaaatgatttcaaaaattttaaaggcTTGGACAACCCATTTCCATGGTCTTACCTGAGGTTGTGGGCTACCGAATCTCAGGCTCCCCCCAACCCCTGGTCAACTCAACGGATATTGTATTGACAATTACAAAACATTTACGACAAGTCGGGGTTGTTGGTAGGTTTGTGGAATTTTATGGTCCTGGGATCAAACACCTCTCCATTGCTGATAGAgcaacaatttcaaatatgtgtcCCGAGTATGGTGCAACCATCGGCTACTTTCCAGTGGATTTGGTATCCATTGAATACCTCAggttttaacatatttttagtcTTCTCAACCATCTCAttgacttattatttttttatctttcaagaCTTACAAATCGTGAATCCTCAAAGGTGAAGTGCATTCAAGAGTATCTTCAGCTCACGAATCTTTTAAGGGACTATGAGGATGAGTCCACTGATCCCACATTTTCTCAAATTGTGGAACTTGACTTGGGAACTGTTGTTACAAGTTGTTCGGGTCCAAAACGGCCTCAAGATAGAGTTGCCGTCACTGAcatgaaaaatgactttttacaGTGTCTATCTAATAAGATTGGCTTCAAGGGATTCGCCATTCCtgataacaagaaaaatataactgtGCCAATCATTGCTCCAGATAACAAGGAGTATATTCTAAGACATGGCTCCGTTCTTATTGCAGCTATTACTAGCTGCACGAATACTTCAAATCCAAGGTAAGTTGTGGGTTGTCTATTCTACCGTTTTTAATATCTGATGATTTTCTGTTTATTCTCAAGTGTTATGTTAGGTGCTGGattattggcaaaaaaagcAGTGGATAAAGGGCTTACTGTTCCTCCTTATATCAAGACTAGCCTGTCTCCTGGTTCAGGAGTAGTCACCTACTATCTTAAAAATTCAGGTGTGATCCCTTATCTAGATGCACTTGGATTCTCAATTGTTGGATATGGCTGCATGACTTGTATTGGTAATTCTGGTCCTCTTGAAGATTATGTGGTGGAAGGTGTAAATAAGGGGGACCTTGTTTGTGCTGGAGTCCTTTCTGGAAATCGTAATTTTGAGGGTCGTATTAATCCTCATACGCGAGCAAATTATTTAGCCTCTCCGCCCTTGGTTATTGCGTATGCGATTGCTGGAAGAGTGGATATCGATTTTGAAGTAGAAGCTCTCGGATTTGATGCTAACAATGAACCCATTTATCTGCGAGATATCTGGCCTACTCGGGATGAGATTCAAATTGTAGAAAAGAAGTATATTGTTCCTTCTATGTTTGAAGATGTTTACTCAAAAGTAACTACTGGAAATGAGAGATGGAATTCTCTGGAAGCTCCAAAAGGAATACTCTATCCTTGGGATATAGAGTCAACCTATATAAAAAGCCCTCCATTTTTCGACAATATGTCAGAGGAATTGCCtgaacctaaaaaaataaagaatgcaCTGGCTCTTTTGAATCTAGGCGACTCTTTTACCACGGATCATATAAGTCCTGCTGGAAGTATTGCTAGAAATAGCCCCGCCGCAAGATATTTAGCTTCCAAGAACATCAGTCCAAGAGAATTTAATTCATATGGTTCGCGTCGGGGTAATGATGCTATTATGGCTCGAGGGACATTTGCAAACATACGTCTTGTAAACAAATTCCTTGGAGGAAAGCCCGGCCCTAAAACCATTCATCTCATTTCGGGGGACATAATGGACGTATTTGATGCTGCAATGGAGTATAAAAAGGAGAATCAACACCTCATTGTTCTGGCTGGAAAAGACTATGGCTGTGGTTCAAGTCGTGATTGGGCAGCGAAAGGTCCATTTTTACTGGTGAGGAAATTATTTCTATGAGTCCACTTCATTTATTGTATAtggttataattaaaattatttagggTGTAAGGGCTGTGATTGCGGAATCTTATGAAAGGATTCATCGATCGAACCTTGTAGGAATGGGAATCGTCCCCCTTCAATACTCTGAGGGCGAGTCTAGTGAGTCACTCGGATTTTCTGGCAAGGAAAAGTTTAGTGTCGAACTTCCCACTAATTTAATTCCTCAACAAGTTCTGGATATTAAAGTTGAATGTCTTGACGGATCTATCAAATCGTTCAAGGCCACAGTGAGATTTGACACTGAGTTGGAATTAACATATTATCGCCATGGTGGCATTCTTAATTATATGATAAGAAAAGTTATATCTGACTAGTGTAGTAATTTATGTaattgtgttattatttatacgGATTGCTCAATTCCAACAATTATCTATaccattgcattttttttaaaaatcatttgttatgtagttaaaagtattttaatcatgggtcatcaataaaaatcatatttttttttaaatgaacaagtTAAAGGAATctcttctatttatatttaatgacattccTGCCCTTACAATTAGCATTAATTAAACTTGAATAACTATCTcgatatcatttattttccaatttatacttaaaaacttAACTAATATTTCCTTAGGTGCAAATGGGAGAACGCTGTGACTTAGTAAGTTTCAAATCTTGGAATTCGGACCCAAAGTTGTCTCAATCCccaagttaattaattaataatttacataaaacgTAAATAagggaagaaatttaaaattttctaaaaatatatttaagcttGTTGCAAATTCATAGTTTGTTATTTAAGAcaactaaaatgatttttttgtactttgtaAATTGATCATAGTGTGGTTtgtttgatacaaaatattgaaacttAGCCTTTACAATTtaatgatgaatataaaattatattttgtaaccaatatttattcagcaacctttttaatcacatatttacatactaagttaaccaaaagttttaagtataggtatcaaatcaaatacttaacctatgaaaaataatacaattttattatcttctgtatatataaaaagagagattttgtgtgtgtgtagatgtcctttatacgttcccatACCGTTAAACCTTGAAGGCTGACATTTTGTATGGGGTCCGTCTTGTGAGTTTGGACAAGCTAAGACGGCTGTGTTGATTTTTGGAAGGGCATATAACGGGTGCTTATGCtataactatagttgataatattgtagagaaaaacgcgtgcgaggagacaggggggagaaagacacatggtatcattgtttaaaatactgatgtgattatcactgataatcacatcagtatttatcagttgcctgctttattatgatttttgagggtg from Lepeophtheirus salmonis chromosome 1, UVic_Lsal_1.4, whole genome shotgun sequence includes these protein-coding regions:
- the LOC121121680 gene encoding cytoplasmic aconitate hydratase, which gives rise to MANPFDKILKNFEIGGKTYKYYDVSSLDPSYHKLPYSIRILLESAVRNCDNFQVYEKDVETILNWEGNRGKNAEIPFRPGRVILQDFTGVPAIVDFAAMRDAVKKLGGDPSKINPTCPTDLVIDHSIQVDFARESKALMKNEDLEFQRNKERFTFLKWGASSFQNMLIIPPGSGIVHQVNLEYLARVCFTDTDLVFPDSVVGTDSHTTMINGLGVVGWGVGGIEAEAVMLGQPISMVLPEVVGYRISGSPQPLVNSTDIVLTITKHLRQVGVVGRFVEFYGPGIKHLSIADRATISNMCPEYGATIGYFPVDLVSIEYLRLTNRESSKVKCIQEYLQLTNLLRDYEDESTDPTFSQIVELDLGTVVTSCSGPKRPQDRVAVTDMKNDFLQCLSNKIGFKGFAIPDNKKNITVPIIAPDNKEYILRHGSVLIAAITSCTNTSNPSVMLGAGLLAKKAVDKGLTVPPYIKTSLSPGSGVVTYYLKNSGVIPYLDALGFSIVGYGCMTCIGNSGPLEDYVVEGVNKGDLVCAGVLSGNRNFEGRINPHTRANYLASPPLVIAYAIAGRVDIDFEVEALGFDANNEPIYLRDIWPTRDEIQIVEKKYIVPSMFEDVYSKVTTGNERWNSLEAPKGILYPWDIESTYIKSPPFFDNMSEELPEPKKIKNALALLNLGDSFTTDHISPAGSIARNSPAARYLASKNISPREFNSYGSRRGNDAIMARGTFANIRLVNKFLGGKPGPKTIHLISGDIMDVFDAAMEYKKENQHLIVLAGKDYGCGSSRDWAAKGPFLLGVRAVIAESYERIHRSNLVGMGIVPLQYSEGESSESLGFSGKEKFSVELPTNLIPQQVLDIKVECLDGSIKSFKATVRFDTELELTYYRHGGILNYMIRKVISD